In Anaerolineales bacterium, the following proteins share a genomic window:
- a CDS encoding NAD(P)/FAD-dependent oxidoreductase has protein sequence MTSSNKYDAIIIGGGHNGLVAAAYLARAGKKVVVLERRHIVGGAAVTEEIFPGYKFTEFSYVVSLLRPEIIRDLELPKHGLKILPLPSTFTPMENGDYLAAWDDHDLTRREIYRHSPKDAEAYDEYSRVMARAAKAIKPIINLIPPDPSSLSVRDMMGLLKVGQYAASLKEKELYTIAKLATQSSADLLEEWFETDALKGTKAASGIIGTFLGPRSPGTAYVLLHHYMGEIDGAFRAWGFAKNGSGGVSGSILNAAQALGVEIRVEASVKQVKVKNGSAVGVILENGDEIQSKVVMSAADPKRTFLQFVEDKYLPDDFVTSIKNFRTRGSSGKVNIALSELPNFTALPFEKGHESVLHRGAVSISPSIDYIERAYDDAKYGQISKRPYIDMIFPSMIDPDMAPPGAHVMSCFVQYAPYDLEGGWNDERRTQLGEAVISTIEEYAPNIRKCIVGMQVISPKDIEAIAGITGGNIFHGELLLHQIFFLRPTPQWADFRTPLKGYYFGASGAHPGGGVMGAAGMLAAKEMLKDGNL, from the coding sequence ATGACATCATCAAACAAGTACGACGCAATCATCATCGGCGGCGGGCACAATGGACTTGTCGCCGCGGCGTATCTGGCACGGGCGGGGAAGAAGGTCGTGGTACTGGAGCGCAGACACATCGTCGGCGGGGCGGCGGTGACGGAGGAGATTTTCCCTGGCTACAAGTTCACCGAGTTTTCGTATGTGGTGAGTTTGTTGCGCCCAGAGATCATCCGTGATTTGGAGTTGCCGAAGCACGGATTGAAAATCCTGCCGTTGCCCAGCACATTTACGCCAATGGAAAACGGGGATTATCTCGCCGCGTGGGACGACCACGATTTGACCCGCCGTGAAATTTATCGTCACTCGCCGAAGGATGCGGAAGCGTACGACGAATACTCACGCGTGATGGCGCGCGCCGCCAAAGCGATCAAGCCGATCATCAATTTAATTCCGCCTGACCCATCTTCGTTGAGCGTGCGCGACATGATGGGATTGCTGAAAGTTGGTCAATACGCGGCGAGTTTAAAAGAAAAAGAACTTTATACGATTGCAAAACTTGCTACACAATCGTCCGCCGATTTGCTGGAGGAGTGGTTCGAGACCGACGCGCTCAAAGGCACAAAAGCCGCCAGCGGAATCATCGGCACGTTTTTGGGTCCGCGCTCGCCAGGGACGGCGTATGTACTGCTCCATCATTACATGGGCGAAATTGACGGCGCGTTTCGTGCGTGGGGTTTTGCCAAAAACGGCTCTGGCGGAGTCAGCGGCTCCATCCTTAACGCGGCGCAAGCGCTCGGGGTGGAGATCAGAGTCGAGGCATCCGTGAAGCAGGTCAAGGTCAAGAATGGAAGCGCAGTGGGCGTCATCCTAGAAAATGGAGATGAGATTCAATCCAAAGTGGTCATGTCGGCGGCGGATCCAAAACGGACGTTCCTGCAATTCGTCGAGGACAAATATCTGCCTGATGATTTCGTCACGTCCATCAAAAATTTTCGCACACGCGGCTCATCGGGTAAGGTCAATATTGCATTGAGCGAACTGCCAAACTTTACGGCTCTGCCGTTTGAAAAAGGACACGAATCGGTTTTGCATCGCGGCGCGGTTTCGATCAGCCCGAGCATTGATTACATCGAGCGCGCCTACGACGACGCGAAGTATGGGCAGATTTCAAAACGCCCGTACATTGACATGATCTTCCCTTCGATGATCGATCCCGATATGGCGCCGCCTGGTGCGCATGTGATGTCGTGCTTTGTGCAATATGCGCCGTATGATTTGGAGGGCGGCTGGAATGACGAGCGCCGAACTCAATTGGGCGAAGCCGTGATTTCGACCATCGAGGAATACGCGCCGAACATCCGCAAATGTATTGTGGGTATGCAGGTGATTTCGCCGAAGGACATCGAAGCCATCGCGGGCATCACAGGCGGAAATATTTTTCACGGCGAGTTGTTACTGCATCAAATCTTTTTCCTGCGCCCCACGCCGCAATGGGCAGATTTCCGCACGCCGCTCAAAGGTTATTACTTCGGCGCAAGCGGCGCGCATCCTGGCGGAGGAGTGATGGGCGCGGCGGGGATGTTGGCGGCGAAGGAGATGTTGAAGGATGGTAATTTGTAA
- a CDS encoding aminomethyltransferase family protein, with protein sequence MFNLKTTPFHERTSALCQPQNWRKWAGYFVVSSYEHVLDREYWAIRNSAALIDVSPLIKYIIKGKDAAALLHRVTTRDIHKMKVGQVAYTGWCDEEGKMIDDGTVSRLDETTFRLTAAEPNLRWLMMNAVDMQVEITEVTDDVAALSFQGPNTRKVLNKVTETSVDELKYFRLMKNKINGIEVTISRTGYTGDLGYEIWMDAKDALKVWDTLMEAGADYGITPVGILAMDMARVEAGLFMLDVDYTSSSHAWIESQKSSPFELGLDWTVALDKQGYFVGRRALEKEKREGSAWKMVGLEVDWVGMENIFKRVGLPPQIPGMAIRGSLPILVGNVQVGYASTSTWSPLLKKYIALAHLQKPYYEIGTDVRMEITVEHHRQHAPAKVVKLPFYEPEWKKK encoded by the coding sequence ATGTTCAACCTCAAAACCACCCCCTTCCATGAACGAACCTCCGCGTTGTGCCAGCCGCAGAACTGGCGCAAGTGGGCGGGATATTTTGTCGTCAGCTCGTATGAGCATGTGCTCGACCGCGAGTATTGGGCGATCCGCAATTCGGCGGCGTTGATTGACGTTTCGCCGTTGATCAAGTACATCATCAAAGGCAAAGATGCGGCGGCGTTGTTGCATCGCGTCACAACCAGAGACATCCACAAAATGAAGGTGGGACAAGTCGCATACACGGGTTGGTGTGACGAAGAGGGCAAGATGATTGACGATGGGACAGTCTCACGGTTGGATGAAACAACTTTCCGCTTAACTGCCGCCGAACCGAATCTGCGCTGGTTAATGATGAATGCTGTTGACATGCAGGTTGAAATCACCGAAGTAACAGATGACGTTGCGGCGTTGAGTTTTCAGGGTCCGAACACAAGAAAAGTTTTGAACAAAGTCACTGAAACGTCAGTGGATGAGTTGAAGTATTTCCGCTTGATGAAAAATAAAATCAACGGGATCGAAGTCACGATTTCGAGAACAGGCTACACAGGCGACCTCGGCTACGAAATTTGGATGGACGCGAAGGACGCGCTCAAAGTTTGGGATACATTAATGGAAGCAGGTGCAGATTACGGCATTACGCCCGTCGGCATCCTTGCCATGGACATGGCACGAGTAGAAGCAGGTCTGTTCATGTTAGATGTGGATTACACATCTTCATCTCACGCGTGGATCGAATCACAAAAATCATCGCCGTTTGAATTGGGGCTCGATTGGACAGTCGCGCTTGATAAACAAGGCTACTTCGTCGGTCGGCGCGCGTTGGAGAAAGAAAAGCGCGAGGGCTCGGCGTGGAAGATGGTCGGCTTGGAAGTGGACTGGGTGGGCATGGAAAACATCTTCAAGCGAGTCGGCTTGCCGCCTCAAATCCCTGGCATGGCAATTCGCGGAAGTTTGCCAATTTTAGTTGGCAACGTGCAAGTTGGCTACGCTTCCACTTCAACGTGGTCGCCGTTGTTGAAGAAATATATCGCTTTGGCTCATTTACAAAAACCATATTATGAAATCGGCACGGATGTGAGAATGGAAATCACGGTCGAGCATCACCGTCAACACGCGCCTGCGAAAGTGGTCAAGTTGCCGTTTTATGAGCCTGAGTGGAAAAAGAAATAG
- a CDS encoding DedA family protein: MHLETIISQFGYPALIIGLLLEGETVLVLGAFMAHRGYFNLPLVIALGCAVSFASDQFFFWLGRTQGSRFLEKRPAWKHHADRARSLLGRNPDALAIGIRFMYGLRTVLPFVMGTSKFDAERFAFFDFIGAALWALTFGLAGKLIGHVMEALFENAKAHEPMIIIGIIVAGGIVWLYRSYLSRKHS, from the coding sequence GTGCACCTCGAAACGATCATTTCTCAATTCGGCTATCCAGCCCTGATCATCGGATTACTGCTTGAAGGCGAGACAGTCCTCGTTTTGGGCGCTTTCATGGCGCACCGCGGTTATTTCAACCTGCCGCTGGTGATCGCATTGGGCTGCGCGGTTTCTTTTGCCTCCGACCAGTTCTTCTTCTGGCTGGGTCGCACACAGGGCAGTCGCTTCCTTGAGAAGAGACCGGCATGGAAACATCACGCAGACAGGGCGCGGTCACTGCTTGGGCGCAACCCAGACGCGCTCGCCATCGGGATTCGGTTCATGTACGGCTTGCGGACGGTTCTTCCGTTCGTGATGGGCACGTCAAAGTTCGACGCAGAACGGTTCGCCTTCTTTGACTTTATCGGAGCCGCGCTCTGGGCGCTGACCTTCGGGTTGGCGGGCAAACTCATCGGTCACGTGATGGAGGCGTTGTTTGAAAACGCCAAAGCGCATGAACCCATGATTATCATCGGGATCATTGTCGCAGGCGGTATTGTCTGGCTCTATCGTTCTTATTTGAGTAGAAAACATAGTTGA
- a CDS encoding cupin domain-containing protein: MLTHELTQLIQQQKDSNKLYLEFLKVPDLSMGVYVLPAGGTDPQGPHTEDEVYYVVGGKGKIKVGDEDRDVKAGSIVYVAKNVEHRFHSIEEELTVLVFFAPAEYSNGQ; this comes from the coding sequence ATGCTCACCCACGAACTCACTCAACTGATTCAGCAACAAAAAGACTCGAACAAACTCTACCTCGAATTCCTCAAAGTTCCAGATTTGAGCATGGGAGTTTATGTTCTGCCCGCTGGAGGAACCGACCCGCAAGGTCCGCACACGGAGGATGAGGTGTATTACGTTGTCGGCGGCAAGGGGAAAATCAAAGTTGGCGATGAAGACCGTGATGTGAAAGCGGGGTCAATCGTCTATGTAGCGAAAAACGTGGAGCATCGTTTCCACTCGATCGAGGAAGAGTTGACGGTGTTGGTCTTCTTTGCGCCAGCGGAATATTCAAACGGACAATAG
- a CDS encoding V-type ATPase subunit subunit G family protein, which translates to MPEPLTESELSPLDQIRMAEAEVTRMLIAARESSDRIVAEARGQASLLKKEARESGARQGQLQHKEIVLQAEEEARRIMEKAQEDASTLKRKGQAQMEKAIREAMDVVLGLQGGGHPNES; encoded by the coding sequence ATGCCCGAACCGTTAACCGAATCGGAACTTTCCCCTCTCGATCAAATCCGAATGGCTGAAGCGGAAGTGACGCGTATGCTGATCGCGGCGCGTGAATCGTCTGACCGCATCGTTGCCGAGGCGCGGGGACAAGCCTCCCTGTTGAAAAAAGAAGCGCGGGAATCCGGCGCCCGGCAGGGACAGTTGCAGCACAAAGAGATCGTGTTGCAAGCCGAAGAAGAGGCGCGGCGGATCATGGAAAAAGCGCAAGAGGACGCGTCCACGCTGAAGCGGAAGGGGCAAGCCCAAATGGAGAAAGCGATCCGAGAGGCGATGGATGTCGTCCTCGGTCTGCAAGGAGGCGGGCATCCCAATGAATCGTGA
- a CDS encoding V-type ATP synthase subunit I produces MNREMIPIQIVGLKADLQAALRALRGLGCVHIEELSELPEISARPLVPDQETMRKQEERSLLAARIGGLLDALESAPSKTLPAPSENYLSEAHAGVEELMPKVKALAAQKEKLEAELASLPRFEATLRKLLPILPASVREPGNRSVGILVSREHMDILDVVSKHVFDLTQGQAEAVATDVDQSTRAMLIVFAEKFTQEIEALLGREDISRLRLPAELGEGSPDVALAELYRRMNAIPDQIKEIQRELAALSAQWTERLAGWRAALQDEIEASSVLPKFGETDTTFVLAGWVPANDLERVETALRASADGNSILVQKLKLTPALKKRAPVILQNPAIVKPFESLVNMLALPRYGHVDPSRLMAFFLPIFFGMILGDVGYGTVALLLSLGLLRRFKTGITRDILLVLAMGAAWAIVFGFLFGEAFGTLGEHFGMHALWFDRTRPENVMSLLLMTVGIGAAHITLGLLIGVWEAVKDRSRSHLLERGGMLIGLMGLFFIVGILADSLPQGFMSVSIALVVVGVVMLGASLGSLGIVMGPIEFITLIGNVLSYLRIAAIGLASVFLAKVANEMAGMVGNVIVGAILAILIHALNLVLGMFSPTIHSLRLHYVEFFRKFYEGGGRAYQPFKSKL; encoded by the coding sequence ATGAATCGTGAAATGATCCCCATCCAAATTGTCGGATTGAAAGCCGACCTGCAGGCGGCGTTGCGCGCGCTGCGCGGGTTGGGCTGTGTGCACATCGAGGAACTGAGCGAACTGCCGGAGATCTCGGCGCGTCCGCTCGTGCCGGACCAGGAGACAATGCGCAAACAGGAGGAACGTAGCCTGCTGGCGGCGCGCATTGGCGGCTTGCTCGATGCGCTTGAAAGCGCGCCGTCGAAAACGCTTCCCGCGCCTTCGGAAAATTATCTAAGCGAGGCGCACGCCGGTGTGGAAGAGTTGATGCCGAAGGTGAAAGCGCTCGCGGCGCAAAAAGAAAAACTGGAGGCAGAACTCGCCTCCCTGCCGCGCTTCGAAGCGACTCTCCGCAAACTACTGCCGATTCTGCCAGCCTCGGTGCGTGAACCGGGTAACCGTTCGGTTGGAATTTTGGTCAGCCGCGAACACATGGACATCCTCGATGTGGTGAGCAAGCACGTGTTCGACCTCACGCAAGGACAAGCCGAAGCGGTCGCGACGGATGTGGATCAGTCCACGCGCGCGATGTTAATCGTGTTCGCCGAAAAATTTACCCAGGAGATCGAAGCGCTGTTGGGGCGCGAGGATATTTCACGCCTGCGCCTGCCCGCCGAACTGGGCGAAGGCTCGCCGGATGTGGCGTTGGCTGAGTTGTATCGCCGCATGAACGCCATCCCCGACCAGATCAAAGAGATTCAACGCGAACTCGCCGCGCTCTCCGCGCAGTGGACGGAGCGTCTCGCCGGTTGGCGCGCGGCATTGCAGGATGAGATCGAAGCGTCGTCCGTCCTCCCCAAGTTCGGCGAAACGGATACGACCTTCGTGCTGGCAGGCTGGGTGCCGGCAAACGATCTGGAACGCGTCGAAACCGCGTTGCGCGCAAGCGCTGACGGCAACTCCATCCTCGTTCAAAAATTGAAACTGACCCCCGCCTTGAAAAAGCGCGCGCCGGTCATCCTGCAAAACCCAGCGATCGTGAAACCGTTCGAAAGTCTGGTGAATATGCTCGCTTTGCCGCGCTACGGTCATGTTGACCCCTCGCGCTTGATGGCATTCTTCCTGCCGATCTTCTTCGGCATGATCCTTGGGGATGTCGGCTATGGGACCGTCGCGCTGCTCCTCAGCCTCGGCTTGTTGCGCCGGTTCAAAACAGGCATCACGCGCGACATCCTGCTCGTGCTGGCAATGGGCGCGGCGTGGGCGATCGTCTTCGGCTTCCTGTTCGGCGAGGCGTTCGGCACGCTCGGCGAACATTTCGGAATGCACGCGCTGTGGTTCGACCGCACCAGACCCGAAAATGTGATGAGTCTCTTGCTCATGACCGTCGGCATCGGCGCGGCGCATATCACCCTCGGTCTCCTCATCGGAGTATGGGAAGCGGTCAAAGACCGGAGCCGCAGTCACCTGCTCGAACGCGGCGGGATGCTGATCGGCTTGATGGGTCTCTTCTTCATCGTGGGCATCCTCGCCGATTCGCTCCCGCAAGGATTTATGAGCGTCTCCATCGCTCTGGTTGTGGTCGGGGTCGTCATGCTCGGCGCGTCGCTTGGCTCGCTGGGAATTGTGATGGGACCCATCGAGTTCATCACCCTGATCGGTAACGTGCTTTCCTATTTGAGGATCGCGGCGATCGGGCTCGCCTCGGTCTTTCTCGCTAAAGTCGCCAACGAAATGGCGGGCATGGTCGGCAACGTGATCGTCGGCGCGATCCTTGCCATCCTCATCCACGCGTTGAATCTGGTATTGGGCATGTTCAGCCCCACCATTCATAGCCTGCGTCTGCATTACGTGGAGTTCTTCCGCAAGTTCTACGAAGGCGGAGGCAGGGCGTACCAGCCGTTCAAGAGCAAGTTGTGA